TCAAACTGAAGGAAACAGATTTTCCAGACAATGCAGACACCCTCACTGAAAAAAGTAGCCACTGTGTAAAAAATGTGGAAAGTAAAAACAATGTTGAGGAAGTCAACGATTCACCCTCGATGGGGCAACTGCTTTCAAAAGAGGAACATGAGCCTTTTGACTTTTCACAAGCCAAAGATGCTCAGCGTCCAGATcaaagtgaaactgaagagatcAAATCACCCGAATCCGACCAAATGGACCACCCTGAAATTGTGACACATAATAAAGATATTGAGACATGTCCTGAAAATCTAACAGATAATGTATTGGAAATACATAAAGTTGATCTGAGTGTAAAAATCCCTGATTCATGTTCATATCCACAAAACAAAGAGGAACAGAAGCTTTTGGAAGAAAACACAAAGGCTTTGTCTCAGAAAGATAATTGTCAGCCACCTAATACCAACGAGGCATTGATCATCATAGAACAAATGGAACCCGCACCTTGTCGGGAAGAAGTCATCAACGACCAAGTGAAGTCTAAACAGGAACAGTGTACGGATGGACTCTTGAGCCCAATGATGGACTGTGTCTTGTCACAACCAGAGACAAGTTTTGTCTTCGACACCCACAGTCAGGACAACACTGCAAGCTCAGACAAACACAGAGAATCCTACAGCCCAGCCAGGAACAGGAGAAAACTTGGGTCGAATCGCCGGAGCAAAGGAAGCCATGAAATGGTCTATGCTGCTGAAACATACAGTAACGTTAAAGATGATGCTGAGCTgccaaaaataaacaatgtgaCCTTTGAAATAGAAACAACAGAGAAGACAAAGATAGAGCTGAAAGACAGCTCAGACACCTTTCCAGATGAGAAAATGCATGGTCTCGACAGAGGGAATACACATTCAGACTCAACTAAACCCCAACTGCTAATTCAGCTATCAAATTTTGAGGAGATGCCTGAGGAGATACTTCCAGTTgaagtcaaaacaaaagcaggGGAGGAAAATGAAACATCATCACAGAATGGAAATCTTGGAGATACCCTGGAGATACGGATGCCCGAAAGCAGATTTAATGAAGACACAAAAATCGACGACAGTCCAGCAATAGCCACTATTTCTTCACCGAAAGCGGAAACATCCTCAGATGAACATGAGCTGTTTGGCTTTTCTCAAGTCTGTGAAGCTCAACATCCCGACAGGGAGGAAAATGAAACCTCATCACAGAATGGAGATCTTGGAGATACCCTGGCGATAAGTATGCCCGAAAGCAGATTTAATGAAGACACAGAAATTGAGGACAGCCCGGCAATAGCCACTATTTCTTCACCGAAAGCGGAAACATCCTCAGATGAACATGAGCTGCTTGGCTTTTCTCAAGTCTGTGAAGCTCAACATCCAGACAGTGAGGAAAATGAAACATCATCACAGAATGGAAATCTTGGAGATACCCTAGAGATACGGATGCCCAAGAGCAGATTTAATGAAGACACAGAAATCGAGGACAGTCCGGCAATAGCCACTTTTTCTTCACCGAAAGCGGAAACAACCATAGATGAACATGAGCACTTTGGCTTTTCTCAAGTCTATGAAGCTCAACATCCAGGCAGGGAGGAAAATGAAACCTCATCACAGAATGGAAATCTTGGAGATACCCTGGAGATAAGCATGCCCGAAAGCAGATTTAATGAAGACGCAGAAATCGAGGACAGTCTGGCAATAGCCACTATTTCTTCACCGAAAGCGGAAACGACCACAGATGAACATGAGCACTTTTCTCAAGTCAGTGAAGCTCAAGATCCAGACGAAAATTTGACCCAAGAGGTTAATTCATCAGAAACGGAACAAACAAACGACTCAGAAATCTTGACCGATGGACCAAGaggcgatgttgacaaaacattgaaaaccCTTGTCAATGAATTTTTTGAAACACATATGTCTGACCTAAGCGCTCTTGATTCAGTTTTAAATCCACAGGACAACCCAGAAGAACAATATATGTTAGAGGAAAACACAGAGATTTTGgaacagacaaaagaaaatcatGCCCATGACACCAAGGAAGCGGTCAACACAGAAAAATCAGACCCCACAAAAAGTCAGGAACATGACGAGGAAGCCCAAAGGACAACCGATGACGAGCAGAGTACTAATGGAATCTTAAGTGGAATGCCTGAGAGCAGATTGTATTCACAAAGTGTGCAATCAGAGGAAAGTTCACAAAGTGAGGACACCACTACCAGCATAGAGCAACAAAAAGACTCCTTCAGCCAAAATAGAAACAGGAGAAAACTTGGGTCTCATCGACGGAACAAAAGAGCTTTTGTAAAGAACTTTGCAACTGAGTCATACAAGGAAATTGCAGACAGTGCTGCCGGAAACGGCGGAGATGAAAAGGATCCCCCAGAAACCAAAGACACAGTGTTTGCGATAGAAACCACTGAGATggaaaacattgaaaaaaaagggCCTAGTGAAGAAGAGTGCGGGCCAACTAAAGCCACAATTTTCCtaccaaaagaaaaaactgaGGAACAACATGagcttttcagcatgtctggagATGATCAACATTTAGACAACAATATTAGTAAAATGCCCAACCAAATGGTGAATCTTGTAGAAGTTGATCAACTAAATTCTATTGATGACTCTGCAGTTACAGAGATCTGCTCTCCTGCTGGAATCATGCAAATGGAAGCTTCTGTGGAACACGAATCCAACAAAGAACTAATGCAAGCATCACAAGATCACACAAAACCAATATTCAAAGCCACAGAGACTATAGAAGCTGTGAAAAGCCAAATAATTCAAGAGGAGGACTCAAATTCTCTAAACCCAGACAAAGATGTCATTGCCAGTTCTCAAGGGGAAGTCCCAAACACATTTTGTATTCCTACTCAAGACACAAATATTAACTCTACACCTAACTTGAGTGTACAACAATCAGAAGAAACCTTCCAGCTGTCCTCAAAGGAAGAATCACTGGAAAATGTCCTGGAAGCCGAGAAGAGTGCCTTGAAAGAAATAAGGGATCATTCAGAAGTAACAGGACTTTTAAATGTGTCTTCTACTAAGAAGAGAAGGATGGGATCTACACGCCGGTCTCGTATGAGCGGAAAACAAGCAGAAATGGACAAGGAAGATGATACAAGATCCCTGGAAAATGTAGGAGTCCTGGAGGATCTACCGCAGACTGAAGCATTACCAAGTCAAAGAGCCAAATCATCAGGTAAAGAAGAGCAAGAATACAACATGGTTGAGAATGACCAGAAGATTCACAAGAGTACCAGAGAAAGCAAGGTGATACCAACCACAGATGAAGTCACGACTCTCCTTTCAGAACAGGTGTCCTCCCACGAGGCCACACAACATGATGGAAATTTAATGCAAGATCAAGACGAGCTCATGGGCCAACCATCAAACATTCAAGCGATAAACACTGAGAGTGAAGGAGTTCCTGATCAAAACTTGAAAAGTCCTCGTTTGAACTTGGCTAATCAAAAAAGAAAGATGGGCTCCACGCGCAGAAGTTTAGGAACTAAGTCAAAGAGGGACTTGGAGCTGAAGTTGGATTTGAGTAATGAGGTAGGGGTCACAGCTCCTGTGCAGGATCTCTTCTGTCAAAGCGAAGATAAAAAATTAAATCCTAAGAGCTCAGGTCTTGGACCAACCAACCAAGAAAACGTCTGCGACCCTCCAAGCACAGCTGAGACTCTTCAGTCAGGCGAAGAAAATCTCAGTTCGGAGCATCATCCAGTTCAAGGTGACGTTATAGAAAAACAGTCTACCTCAACCAAACTTGATATGCTCTCCGAATCAGAGCTAAAAGTGAGAAAGCGGAAACTGGGATCTCACCGGAAGTCCAAAGTACAACAAACCTACGgcaatcaaagtgaaaaagacAACATGATGCAAAAACAAGCCGAGAGAGatgaaaaaataatcacacACGAACAAGCGGATGACGCCATCCACGGGTCTGATGAAGCACAGGTGAGAGACCAAAACCTATTTGTATATTTTGGAAATTGTAATTAAGAAAACATGAATGCATGTCTGTTAGATCCGTTTGACATATTTcttaaaaaatgattaaaatagATTTACAAGATTTTATTAGGGTAAGTGTCAGTGCATTTTACTGTAcctcgtttatttattttttccatatcTGTATTTGTCAAATACTTCTAATGACTGAAAATCTCACAATACACTTTTAGAGTACTCTAAGTGATACCGACCCATCAAAGTCTATGAGGTAAGAATCCTATAGTTGATATAGATTGCAGTTTTGATGTTGACAAAATGTGATCCTACTATTTTTGTTGCAGAAACAACACAtcagaggaagcgctgccaccCCGAGTCCATCATCAGGTAACCCTCAATGTGTCGGCAGGTGAAGCAGGCAACTCGAAAGCGAAGCCTTTTAACGTGGTCATGGTCGGCGACAGCAGCGTGGGCAAGACGTCGTTCATGAAACGAGCGCAAAATGGCAAATTCTTTCCGGATTTGCCTGCCTCTGCTGGTGACTTTTATTATTACACTCTTACgcgtgtcattaaaaaaaaatatatatatatagaatgtCGTGTTTCGAAGGCCTTGACACATGCTTGTGGACGGTGGTCGTGGATGGCAAACCTGTGGTGCTCCAACTGTGGGATACGGCGGGTCAAGAAAGGTAAgatttgtttaatttttttaattttattagcatttttttattccttCCAGCGTGAAGGGTTAACATTTTATAATGTATCAACAAGGCAGCCAGGTCAACTATTTGCTCAACACCAATTTCTAGTTTTGTAACTTTCTGAACAAGGTCGGTTTATTTGTGTCATCATAGATTGCATGATTAGATTGTCCAGAGAGGAATGTACCGAGATTTTTCGGGGAATTTGTTAAACCTCAATCCTCTGACTTCAGAGTCGTCCTCTGAGCCTTCACTGTCGTCATAAACCAGTGTGACTAGTTCGCTTTGTCGGTTTGATGACCACGTGATTTTTTGGAAAACTTTTTCTGCAATCAAATGCAAACTTTCAGTGTGTAAATTGCAACTAATCGTTTTCCCGTGCTTGCGGCCTTCAAAGGTTTCGCAGTATCACCCATCAGGTATTCCACAGAGCGCATGCATTTCTCCTGATGTATGACATCACGTCTTCTCAAAGCTTCACCGCAGTCCACTACTGGGTGACATGCATTCAAGTGAGTTCTGGgaatctgaagaaaaaaaacatggggaTTTTAACGTGGCTTGTGTAACCCCTGTGTCTTCTTCACTGTTTatgaaaatataataataattaacaaaaaaaaacttgattggTTTCTGCATCATCTGGAGGACTTCATAAAAACTGAAATGGACCCTGACAATCATAACTCTTATTTCACCTCATTGCTTTCAGGAAAACGCCACAAAAAATGTTCCTGTTTTACTTCTTGGAAATAAAAGCGATCACATTGAGCGTCATGTTTCAACCGAAGAGGCTCAGAAGGTTGCAAAGGTATGTATCAAGATTATCACTACTTCTGCTTTTGCGAAAGAAACAAAGTTTTTTCCAATGCTGACATATCTATGAGTAGACGTTAAACACAGACTTCATGGAGTGCAGCGCTGTCTCTGGTGACAATGTGATTCAGTCTTTGGAGGCAGTTGCCAGGTAAATTATCTTAAGTACGTCTTAATATGAAGAAAGTGCGTCACTCTGCCTGTTGTTGTTGCCAGATTGCTGAGCCATAAAGATGACGTAAGAGATGAAACCCTGGCGTTACATAAAGAACCTCCAAAGAAGAAAGCAGGATGTTGCTGAACAGACAAGTGGTGCATTACGGCAGTGTATCATTGTGCATCTGAGGAATtaccagattaaaaaaaaaaaaaaaaaaacttttctgcTCGCAAAATTAGTTAAATGACATTGAGTTCTACCTTGTATTATGATATAGAGTGTGTTTATGGAATGCTGCCTTGCCACGCTGTACTGCTTAGATTGACGAGTGCAATAATGGCTCAACAAGTTTATTTGGTTGTGAATGTaataaaatgcttaataaagTTAATTCAATGAAAATTGCATTTCTCCTTCTAAATTAACTTGTGGCTGATACAGCTCCTGACAACAAATGTTCTTCTTGTTCTTGTAGTCCATTTCAGTCTTTTGCGGGTGTTCTTTTAGACTGATACGTCAACAATATGTTTGTGATTGCCTCGTCACATGGATAACATAGAACAGGGGACATCATCCTGATTCCTTTCCAAGCCGAGCTTAACTCATCAGATCTTGTTTGTGGGATCTTGGTGGAGTGAGGCGGTCACAGCTTTGTGTCTCATAACTTGACCGGACTTCTTTGTCGGTGGGTACTGGTGTGCTTCTGTTGCTTGAAATCACAGATCGAGTCGACGGTCTGTTTTTCTTAACAGCGCGCATGACCTCAGCGGTCGTCCATTGGTGGCGGATGAGTGCATCCTGCAGCGTGAAGGTGCCGTCTCTTGTGCGCCGAACTCCCTTGCAGATGGCCGTGCTGCGTAGCTCCAGTCCTATTTCGTGCACTACTTTGCGCAGGTATTTCTGTGTTTCGTTCAGGCACTGCACCTCTGAGAACATAACAAAGGAGAACACCGGTGAGTAACAACATGTGAGAAGTGTCTGGAGGGTGTTTTAGTGACTGTTTACCCAAAGTGAAGTTGGGAGGCTGGAAGCGAATGCACCGTAAACTCATCAAAATAGGCGGCGACTTCCCATCTGGACCTAATGAACCTTGCACGGCCATCTCGTAGGCTTCCTGTGACTGCATGTCTACGTTAGCATACCTGTGAAGGTTAAACAGAATCACATCCACATGCATTCTTGAGTTTTGAAGTGTGGAAAGAGCCAGAATTGACATACGTTAACAAAGCCTTTTGATTCGCTCCCTGCAGCATTGCCAAAACTCTTTCCAGCTTATCTTGCGTGATGTGATCTGTTGAGCAAACAAGAGATGTTCGATTCTGACTGGTCAAAGCAAAGCTGTTTGTGTCCAATATGGTTTTCAAAGGTCACATTCAAACATTTTCTTAAGACTTTACAAATCCATTTTAACCACCTTACATGATTTATAAAGACACCAATCACATCTACACATTATCAAATGAATTCACAGCAAGCACATTTTTTATATTAAGGTTCAAGCCCTTTGTTGCATTTAATTTCTGGACTCATTCCTGAGCAATTTGTTGCTTAATTTTCAAGGCCCAAAAACAAACAGCTGTaacaatattaaataaaaaccaACCGAATAGAACAAATATAATTACAACAGTGCTGAGTGAATTAGGTTGATGTGACAGTCCAAATATAAAAATCTAACTGTACCAGTCTTGTGTAAATAACGTACAGTAgatatgacccaaaaaaaagccttgttgaGTGGATATTGTGAAGCAAATATTACACAATCCATACCATAAGTGGATCTTTCCACAACCCGTCCCATGTGGGAGAAGTCATCTGTAGCTGTCCCAAACTCACCCTCCAATGTGTAATCCTGGGAGAACATGGACCATTCACTCTATGGGCATTGTGCACGAATAAGACCAAAGTGCTGAGGAGGTTCAAAACAGATGAAATTACCCTTGTGACTCTGGTGTGGTACAGGTCATTCAAAGCCTTGTTTCCATTCCCGACACCAAGGACTTCAGAAATCAGATGTTAAAATCAAATTGAAggactccattttttttaacagaattaATAACATACCCAATACACCAGAGGAAAATGTATCCAAACGATGTCCAACACCAACTCGAATATGCCGGAATTCAGGACCAGTGACtgaaacaatatatttaatTTAGTTTTTCTTAGCCCATCAAACTCGTGCATGTACTACACTGAGATGATAACATTACTGAATTGAATATATCCACATACCCAAACGATGTTTGGACAGGGCTGGGACGCAAACCGCTGACAGCACCTTGGGCGTCAGGTtgtcaccacctggtggtggcaAAAACCGGGTCTGCTCAGGAATAGGCAGCGATGGCAACGCATCTAACCCTGCAATAAATATGCATAGTTATAATCATATATATGTTTAGTATACACATTGTTGTGTGTCGCCTTCAGAAAAGTGAGACATTACGAAGTCTGACCTTTAAGGAGCTTGGTCTCAATGCCGTCCCTCACGAGTTTCCATGGGACGCCAGCAGGTTTGTAGACGCAAAACAAACCCTCTAACCTACGGAAAGCTCGAGCAGCAGGAGTTGCCATCGTTTAACGTAAATTAACCGAGCATGTCTTATTTTAGAGTACTAAATGGATCGAAAACATGTGAGCACAGCAGGACGTAAGTGAACGATAGTATTGCGAGAGCGCGGTAGctgctagtgttggctcgtgagtgaacgatgggTTTTAACGAACgactcttttcagtgaacgagagtgaacgaatcacttcctaaaatgattcgttcttttttcagttcatatgacttccaccagtaggtgtcggtaatgccaattgaagctggtgccacctggccgtaaaacaaaacgaagaagaaaacgacgtcacttcccgttcacgaacgagtcgtgaattgcatttcccgttcaccaacgaacgaatctgtgagtgaacgaatgaGTGATTCgtatttccagttcatcgcgagaacggatcagtgagggaacgaatcgtgactttcccgttcgcgaacgagtcaatgggtcaactgccttccttccttccttccttccttccttccttccttccttccttccttccttccttccttccttccttccttccttccttccttccttccttccttccttccttccttccttccttccttccttggttcgatcccaggtgtAAGAATATACCTAAACAATtaaccttttattttttatttatttatacctcGTGTAGTctctgatttttgttttaaatgccgaacataaaaacaaggaataaaacaccagacaagttttaacatacgTTGCCGTTGTCGACATTACCGTGTGTTTACTTGATTGTTTTTTGTCTAGTGTATTGCTTAGTTGCGTGTGTtattgaagttaaaaaaaaaagagagaaaaagatcaGCGTGTGTGTCGTCCCCCTCCGGGCGATTTGTTGAGCGATTCGTTTGAACGGATCTTTTgcgtgaactgattctaaagattcaattcacttaaaagaactggaatgcacgtcACTAGTAGCTGCCGTTTGCCACAGCGCTCTCTGCAGTACCGGATGTtggcgttgttgttttttttccccttgcggTACAACTGAATGTGTTCTCGCGATATCTGGTTTACAAACGTaaattgtcaatgtcacacgTTTGCggaatgtatgtgtgtatacggACGTAAGGTAATTTTTTTGCACAAGGTTCACAGCAGATACCCACGTAAGATAttctataaacatttttaagatCATGGGCGAGGTGAGACTTTTGTGACCTTGCCACGATTTGAATACATACGGTCGTTGGGGCACTAGTAAATCCGTCGTCATAAGGTTTACATTTATTGTGTTCTAGACAGAAACACTAACAACGTATGCGCCATCGTCCGGGTTCAAGAATTTAACAATAATCTTTCTCCTAATTGGTGATGTTGGTGCATTTTTTTCTGAGTCAAGTTTCGTATTCTCTGcttggcttctttttttcttttttgataaATTGTGACCCCGCAGTTtagccagcagggggcagcgACATTCagcgacacacacaaaacaaaaaagcatatAAGAATTGTGAACAGGAATAAGTTGCttcttaattattatttttttcagttaaataaaaatgctttgaaATATTGAAAATTATTCAATTAAAATACCTTCAATCATTGAAAATTATGTCAGGTCAGGGCTTGGTACTGTAACTTTCATATATtctgattaaaataaaatttgaaaaatgcctttcaaatattcaaaatgaaaatgtcagtTCAGGAAGTGATTTTAGAATGGCTCTGCATGTTCCCACGCTGGACTTTAATTGAATTGCCGCAGGATAACAGACACATTCAGCATTATGAGCCCTGGGTTAGTTGCCCACTTTGGCCAGTTCCATGATTCAGGCTTCATACCATCATTCTCTGCCCATTAGTCACTGTCTAGACTAAAGAATTCCCCAAGAAACAATGTACTCCCTCATCCTCCATTTTTATATTGACTTTTTAAGACGTCATAGCAGCTTTCACCCATGATGAGGCTGTCAAGCCAAACTGTGTCAGTTTCTGGAACTTAAAGCCTTGTGTTACCCTGGCAGGTGCAATGCGTGGTCCTCTACGATGGGTGCTGTGGGATGTGAAAGACACCCTGCTGAA
This genomic interval from Syngnathus typhle isolate RoL2023-S1 ecotype Sweden linkage group LG11, RoL_Styp_1.0, whole genome shotgun sequence contains the following:
- the rab44 gene encoding uncharacterized protein rab44 is translated as MYPTFIHMFVLYLYVGRHIMPGPTGKKRIGSRRRVAPHVEMPEELSEGDQAEEIGESFIGLSNEEHSPLGTYHKSSRRKLGSNRQRKKENSEQSAIEPFHQLTKEVEQNVQTENLQAETITTRQEVRQREFSEEDSYHSMYGTHLYSAYTPGDASDPSYLDSDVERHQPIGEKLHLAQDPQESVCKQEKQSDFPMSIQHIDAEKEDLNEELPQPSEAFQGDHGNVKLKETDFPDNADTLTEKSSHCVKNVESKNNVEEVNDSPSMGQLLSKEEHEPFDFSQAKDAQRPDQSETEEIKSPESDQMDHPEIVTHNKDIETCPENLTDNVLEIHKVDLSVKIPDSCSYPQNKEEQKLLEENTKALSQKDNCQPPNTNEALIIIEQMEPAPCREEVINDQVKSKQEQCTDGLLSPMMDCVLSQPETSFVFDTHSQDNTASSDKHRESYSPARNRRKLGSNRRSKGSHEMVYAAETYSNVKDDAELPKINNVTFEIETTEKTKIELKDSSDTFPDEKMHGLDRGNTHSDSTKPQLLIQLSNFEEMPEEILPVEVKTKAGEENETSSQNGNLGDTLEIRMPESRFNEDTKIDDSPAIATISSPKAETSSDEHELFGFSQVCEAQHPDREENETSSQNGDLGDTLAISMPESRFNEDTEIEDSPAIATISSPKAETSSDEHELLGFSQVCEAQHPDSEENETSSQNGNLGDTLEIRMPKSRFNEDTEIEDSPAIATFSSPKAETTIDEHEHFGFSQVYEAQHPGREENETSSQNGNLGDTLEISMPESRFNEDAEIEDSLAIATISSPKAETTTDEHEHFSQVSEAQDPDENLTQEVNSSETEQTNDSEILTDGPRGDVDKTLKTLVNEFFETHMSDLSALDSVLNPQDNPEEQYMLEENTEILEQTKENHAHDTKEAVNTEKSDPTKSQEHDEEAQRTTDDEQSTNGILSGMPESRLYSQSVQSEESSQSEDTTTSIEQQKDSFSQNRNRRKLGSHRRNKRAFVKNFATESYKEIADSAAGNGGDEKDPPETKDTVFAIETTEMENIEKKGPSEEECGPTKATIFLPKEKTEEQHELFSMSGDDQHLDNNISKMPNQMVNLVEVDQLNSIDDSAVTEICSPAGIMQMEASVEHESNKELMQASQDHTKPIFKATETIEAVKSQIIQEEDSNSLNPDKDVIASSQGEVPNTFCIPTQDTNINSTPNLSVQQSEETFQLSSKEESLENVLEAEKSALKEIRDHSEVTGLLNVSSTKKRRMGSTRRSRMSGKQAEMDKEDDTRSLENVGVLEDLPQTEALPSQRAKSSGKEEQEYNMVENDQKIHKSTRESKVIPTTDEVTTLLSEQVSSHEATQHDGNLMQDQDELMGQPSNIQAINTESEGVPDQNLKSPRLNLANQKRKMGSTRRSLGTKSKRDLELKLDLSNEVGVTAPVQDLFCQSEDKKLNPKSSGLGPTNQENVCDPPSTAETLQSGEENLSSEHHPVQGDVIEKQSTSTKLDMLSESELKVRKRKLGSHRKSKVQQTYGNQSEKDNMMQKQAERDEKIITHEQADDAIHGSDEAQSTLSDTDPSKSMRNNTSEEALPPRVHHQVTLNVSAGEAGNSKAKPFNVVMVGDSSVGKTSFMKRAQNGKFFPDLPASAGLDTCLWTVVVDGKPVVLQLWDTAGQERFRSITHQVFHRAHAFLLMYDITSSQSFTAVHYWVTCIQENATKNVPVLLLGNKSDHIERHVSTEEAQKVAKTLNTDFMECSAVSGDNVIQSLEAVARLLSHKDDVRDETLALHKEPPKKKAGCC
- the trub2 gene encoding mitochondrial mRNA pseudouridine synthase TRUB2 — translated: MATPAARAFRRLEGLFCVYKPAGVPWKLVRDGIETKLLKGLDALPSLPIPEQTRFLPPPGGDNLTPKVLSAVCVPALSKHRLVTGPEFRHIRVGVGHRLDTFSSGVLVLGVGNGNKALNDLYHTRVTRDYTLEGEFGTATDDFSHMGRVVERSTYDHITQDKLERVLAMLQGANQKALLTYANVDMQSQEAYEMAVQGSLGPDGKSPPILMSLRCIRFQPPNFTLEVQCLNETQKYLRKVVHEIGLELRSTAICKGVRRTRDGTFTLQDALIRHQWTTAEVMRAVKKNRPSTRSVISSNRSTPVPTDKEVRSSYETQSCDRLTPPRSHKQDLMS